The following are encoded in a window of Sminthopsis crassicaudata isolate SCR6 chromosome 3, ASM4859323v1, whole genome shotgun sequence genomic DNA:
- the GPKOW gene encoding G-patch domain and KOW motifs-containing protein, whose translation MAHGESDAAASAPPGPVSFGFSRTANRKRLAEGREGPREEEKDLVRAVEGRELRTVRPPDQAPRELVIPVLRRGHGQREAPNKAGLPEEGVLRQAVEELLEESRRALEEGPGSEASVASMAIPLVARVEADAAPESVGADYEAVPVEAYGLAMLRGMGWKPGEGIGRTFKQVVKPRENPLRPKGLGLGASLAPPSGPPGPSRENAEEPAGLAPGRAVLVTAGPHKGLRGLVEGLDPDNARALVKLAPSGQVATLSEHVLQPLAESQSRDPKLGRGDPKGRGAPEEKKGQKRKLSPARERQAPHWLRRDLRVRFVDKKHHKGRYYNTKMIIEDVLSPDTCVCRTDEGRLLEGLREDMLETLIPKEEKARVMVVLGPQAGQLGRLLGRDREKSLALVQLLHEEGQGTVLQLDYDAVCHYVGPVTED comes from the coding sequence ATGGCGCACGGTGAGAGCGATGCTGCGGCCTCCGCGCCGCCGGGACCGGTGTCCTTCGGCTTCAGCCGCACGGCGAACCGGAAGCGGCTGGCTGAAGGCCGCGAGGGGCCGCGAGAGGAGGAGAAGGACCTGGTGCGGGCCGTGGAGGGTCGGGAGCTGCGCACTGTGCGGCCACCGGACCAGGCGCCCCGGGAGCTGGTGATCCCGGTGCTGCGGCGCGGCCACGGCCAGAGGGAGGCCCCGAACAAGGCCGGACTCCCGGAGGAGGGCGTCCTCCGCCAAGCCGTGGAGGAGCTGCTGGAGGAGTCCCGGCGGGCCCTCGAGGAGGGCCCGGGCTCCGAGGCTTCCGTGGCCTCCATGGCCATCCCGCTGGTGGCCCGGGTGGAAGCGGACGCGGCCCCAGAGTCGGTGGGCGCCGACTACGAGGCGGTGCCCGTGGAAGCGTACGGGCTGGCCATGCTACGGGGCATGGGCTGGAAGCCGGGCGAGGGCATCGGGCGCACCTTCAAGCAGGTGGTGAAGCCCCGAGAGAACCCGCTGCGCCCCAAGGGGCTCGGGCTGGGGGCCAGCCTGGCACCACCCTCGGGTCCCCCGGGGCCCAGCCGGGAGAACGCCGAGGAGCCCGCGGGGCTGGCCCCGGGCAGGGCCGTGTTGGTGACGGCCGGGCCCCACAAGGGGCTCCGCGGCCTGGTGGAAGGGCTGGACCCGGACAACGCCCGGGCCCTGGTGAAGCTGGCCCCCTCCGGCCAAGTGGCCACCCTGAGTGAGCACGTGCTGCAGCCGCTGGCAGAGTCCCAGAGCCGTGACCCCAAGCTGGGGCGGGGGGACCCTAAGGGGCGCGGGGCCCCTGAAGAGAAGAAGGGACAGAAGAGGAAGCTCTCCCCAGCCCGGGAGAGGCAGGCGCCCCACTGGCTGCGCAGGGACCTCCGGGTGCGCTTCGTGGACAAAAAGCACCACAAGGGTCGCTACTACAACACCAAGATGATCATCGAGGACGTGCTGAGCCCGGACACCTGTGTGTGCAGGACTGACGAGGGCCGGCTTCTGGAGGGACTAAGGGAAGACATGCTGGAGACGCTCATCCCCAAGGAGGAGAAGGCCAGGGTCATGGTGGTGCTGGGGCCGCAGGCCGGCCAGCTGGGCCGCCTGCTGGGCCGGGACAGGGAGAAGAGCCTGGCCCTGGTGCAGCTGCTGCACGAGGAGGGCCAGGGCACCGTCCTGCAGCTGGACTACGACGCTGTGTGCCATTATGTGGGGCCCGTGACGGAGGACTGA